A portion of the Homalodisca vitripennis isolate AUS2020 chromosome 2, UT_GWSS_2.1, whole genome shotgun sequence genome contains these proteins:
- the LOC124354160 gene encoding uncharacterized protein LOC124354160, which yields MKSFSRPFFKEEMAIQGFSIIKFTVKPAVAQGDNYSSLIFRSSVVYKTEESDTEHCVSLIIKAPHTKGFAAVFFSSLDVFSKEKKIYTELLPNMCKKLNQQFYPNMFSCPVENVLVFQDLVEEGYILAERREQLDFSHCKLVLSTLAKFHGCSMMIHRENPTLVEALGEEIIYRDDRPLGQQLKSVIDLVFTIPRELLSKMDGCERYAEILSARTGIWESLVEKFQFKPNRLNVLNHGDFWINNMMFKYDSSGNVTEIKLIDYAATRYSSPATDIIYFLWSSANEDVREHRLEELCDIYLVNLNSVLEHLGYERRMSKTELTNELRFFSDWALSLICQFLPIVLTDPLDAINVEDFSLKDIEEGSFKQLEKMYKENKLFLAALPTVLRQYQTWISSL from the coding sequence ATGAAGAGTTTCTCAAGACCGTTCTTCAAGGAGGAGATGGCAATCCAAGGGTTTTCAATCATCAAGTTCACAGTGAAACCAGCGGTGGCTCAAGGCGACAACTATTCCAGCTTAATTTTCAGATCTTCCGTCGTATACAAGACAGAAGAGTCGGATACGGAACATTGCGTGTCGTTAATTATCAAAGCCCCACACACAAAAGGGTTTGCTGCCGTATTTTTTAGCTCACTGGATGTCTTCAGTAAAGAGAAGAAGATCTATACTGAACTGTTACCAAACATGTGTAAAAAACTCAATCAACAGTTTTACCCAAATATGTTTTCTTGTCCAGTTGAAAACGTATTGGTATTTCAAGATTTAGTTGAGGAAGGGTACATCCTAGCTGAGCGTCGGGAACAACTCGATTTCTCACACTGTAAACTTGTCTTGTCTACATTAGCAAAATTTCACGGTTGTTCTATGATGATTCACAGAGAAAATCCAACTCTTGTTGAAGCTCTCGGCGAAGAAATAATATATCGAGATGACCGACCTCTTGGGCAGCAACTTAAAAGCGTGATAGATTTGGTGTTTACTATTCCTAGAGAACTGTTGAGTAAAATGGATGGGTGCGAACGATATGCAGAGATTTTGTCAGCCAGAACTGGTATCTGGGAATCACTTGTAGAGAAATTTCAATTCAAACCGAATAGGTTAAATGTATTGAACCATGGAGATTTTTGGATTAATAACATGATGTTTAAGTATGACAGCTCGGGAAATGTTACAGAAATAAAACTCATCGATTATGCAGCGACGAGATATTCTTCTCCAGCAACCGACATCATCTACTTCCTCTGGAGCAGCGCGAATGAAGATGTACGAGAACACCGACTAGAGGAACTCTGTGACATATACCTGGTGAACCTGAACTCTGTCCTGGAGCACTTGGGGTATGAGAGGCGGATGTCCAAGACAGAGCTGACTAACGAACTGAGATTTTTCTCTGACTGGGCGCTCTCTCTTATCTGTCAGTTTTTACCCATAGTTCTGACAGATCCTCTAGATGCCATCAACGTAGAAGATTTCTCGCTGAAAGATATTGAAGAAGGTAGTTTTAAACAACTTGAAAAAATGTACAAGGAAAATAAACTTTTCCTAGCCGCCTTACCAACGGTGTTGAGGCAGTACCAAACATGGATTTCTTCCTTgtag
- the LOC124354161 gene encoding ran GTPase-activating protein 1-like isoform X1 — translation MAAEQLENVKFTQFIEQFDCLYDHCNKSYSNIVVTDKVWQAVADEFKLTVKQCKEKWKNIRTVFRRHLFTIPVSGAGGSSKEDYYLADVMQYLVPILKGNPKNIGSNLPPPPETDHQQQTLVEEEEEEEEEEEEEEEEEEEEEEEEEEEEEEEEEAAADNSINEIADEVDDDATELPQEAVLKVGTR, via the exons ATGGCTGCTGAACAactagaaaatgttaaatttacacaGTTCATTGAACAGTTTGATTGTTTGTATGACCATTGCAACAAATCATACAGTAACATAGTGGTGACAGACAAAGTTTGGCAAGCTGTGGCAGATGAGTTTAAACTCAcag TAAAGCAATGCAaggaaaaatggaaaaatatcagGACGGTATTTAGAAGACATCTTTTCACAATACCAGTGTCGGGAGCCGGAGGTTCTTCAAAAGAGGACTATTACTTGGCTGATGTGATGCAATATCTTGTGCCTATTTTAAAAGGTAACCCTAAAAACATTGGAAGCAATCTACCACCACCTCCTGAAACTGATCACCAACAACAAACTCTtgtagaagaagaagaagaagaagaagaagaagaagaagaagaagaagaagaagaagaagaagaagaagaagaagaagaagaagaagaagaagaagaagaagaagcagCAGCTGATAACAGTATTAATGAAATTGCTGATGAAGTGGATGATGACGCGACCGAATTACCCCAAGAGGCAGTGCTAAAGGTAGGAACTCGCTAA